From Bacteroidota bacterium:
CCACCCCCTGACCTCATCGTCTGGTGCCGGGGCGCTTGCCGGTCGCCGCCGGCCCCCCGGTCGGCTGTGGTTTGACACGGCGGCGTCGGCGGGGAAGCCTGCACCGACCAGCTCGGTAGCAGCCGGCCCCCAGGTCGACTGAGGATTGAAACGTATTCCGTTGTGATCGGTAGGCATCGGTCCGCCAGGCGGGTAGCAGCCGGCCCCCAGGTCGGCTGAGGATTGAAACATCGACCGCCTGCATGATCGCATCGGCTCCGCCCCCATGTAGCAGCCGGCCCCCAGGTCGGCTGAGGATTGAAACGTGTTGGAGTTAACAGGCTGAAGTCAACGGGTCGGAGGTAGCAGCCGGCCCCCAGGTCGGCTGAGGATTGAAACGAGCAGCGAACCGCGTGCTGCGACACCTCCTGGTAGCAGCCGGCCCCCAGGTCGGCTGAGGATTGAAACCTGTCTACGCTCGCCGAGGCGCGGGAGACCGAAAGTAGCAGCCGGCCCCCAGGTCGGCTGAGGATTGAAACTCGTGCGTGATAGGCATGGTTCGGTCGTCTGGTAGCAGCCGGCCCCCAGGTCGGCTGAGGATTGAAACCCCGTCAGGATCGTGCACCCCCGCACCGCGAGCGTCCCGACGTAGCAGCCGGCCCCCAGGTCGGCTGAGGATTGAAACCCGCGCGACACCGTAGGCTACTACGCCGCGCCGATGTAGCAGCCGGCCCCCAGGTCGGCTGAGGATTGAAACACGAACGTGATGCTGTCGCTCGCCGCGACGAAGCGTAGCAGCCGGCCCCCAGGTCGGCTGAGGATTGAAACGCCTTGCCAAGGTATCCGCGCCCGGTCGAGCTGTTGTAGCAGCCGGCCCCCAGGTCGGCTGAGGATTGAAACTCGGGGTCCTCGATGCGGGCCTCCGGGAGGTAGTGCCGGTAGCAGCCGGCCCCCAGGTCGGCTGAGGATTGAAACATGCTCGACCTCGTAGACGAGGTCCCGTCCCCGAGTAGCAGCCGGCCCCCAGGTCGGCTGAGGATTGAAACCCCTATGCGCAGACCTCTCCGGCCCTCACTACTACTGTAGCAGCCGGCCCCCAGGTCGGCTGAGGATTGAAACCCGGCGTCGGCGGCGGCGAACGGCCTGTCGGCGGCGACGTAGCAGCCGGCCCCCAGGTCGGCTGAGGATTGAAACACCGCGTCCACGCTGGTCCACTCCGCCGCCCGGGTAGCAGCCGGCCCCCAGGTCGGCTGAGGATTGAAACGCTGGCAAGGTCCGCCCCAAGGTCTACGGCGAGCAGAGTAGCAGCCGGCCCCCAGGTCGGCTGAGGATTGAAACTCGTGCGTGATAGGCATGGTTCGGTCGTCTGGTAGCAGCCGGCCCCCAGGTCGGCTGAGGATTGAAACCTCACCAACCGAGAATCATCATGCCAGACACGAAGGGTAGCAGCCGGCCCCCAGGTCGGCTGAGGATTGAAACTTCGGGAAGGGGCCGTTCGCCGAGACCGAGGACGCCGCGGTAGCAGCCGGCCCCCAGGTCGGCTGAGGATTGAAACTACGACCCCCGGATGCTAAGCGGGTTCATGCAGGACGTAGCAGCCGGCCCCCGGGTCGGCTGAGGATTGAAACATCATGTAGTCCACCATCGCCGGGTCCTCTGGGTCGTTGTAGCAGCCGGCCCTCGGGTCGGCTGAGGACTGGAGTTATCGTAACGCGGTGGTAGCAGCCGGGACGCGAACAGTGAGCGTGCCGGTCGCCGTGCGGCCCTGCGTCTCGGGTTGGTACATCGCCTCGGCGCGGGCGGGCGGGTGGACGAAGGTGCCGGGCGTGGTGGCGCGGGCAACGTAGGTGTAGGTGTGCTCGCCCGCGCGGAGGTAGTCGGCAAAGAGGAGCACGCGGTCGTCGCGGACCTCGGTGTGGTTGAACGAGCCCCACCAGGGGCCGGAGCCGGTCTGGTCGGCGAGGCTGCTCGCGGTCGTCTCGAAGCTCGCGTTGAGGGCTTCGAGGCCCGCGGGGAGCGCGTCGTCGAGGACGACGTAGCTGCGCGCGGTCGGCGAGGTGAGGCGGAGCGTGACGCGGACGAGCGCCCCGGCGTCGAGCGTGGCTGAACGGGCGAGAGGCCCGCCCGTTGGCTCGCCCCGGTCGTCGAGCCGTTCGATCCGGCGCTCCACGGCAAGGCCGCTGCTCAGGGCGTCCTGCGGCGCGGTCGTGTAGGTCTCCAGCGCGAGCGCATAGTAGACCTGCCCGGTTCCGCTTTTTGAGACCGTGACCGGCGCGGCGTCGGGGAGGCTCCCGGCAGGTACCGTTGCTTCGGGCACGTCGAGGCTGCGGCCCTGGAACGTCTCGCGCAGCACGCGCTGCCCGGCGACCTGGACCTCGGCGGTGAAGTTCGGCGCGGTGCCCTCGAAGGCTTCGAAGAACGCCCCGAAGGCATCGACCACGGCCGCGTTGTCCTGGGTCGAGGCCCAGTGCCCGCCCTCGCGCGAGCGGACGAGGTAGCGCACCATCCGCTGCCCGAGTTGCTGCGTGTCGGCCGACGGGTCGGCTTCGACGAGCGCAGCGAGGCCGTGCGCGGTCGCCCGCACGTCGGAGGCGAAGATCCAGCCCCACGGCCCATTCTCCGGCACGTCGAGGTAGGCGCTGGTCGCCTCGACCTGGACGCGGCTGCGGAGCCGGTCGAGGAGCGGGGCGCGGAGGGCCTGGAGCGGCCCGCGCTCGGCGAGGACGACGGCGCGGAGCAGGTGGCTCGCGCCTTCGAGCGAGAGGTCGCCCGGCACCCCGGCGAGCGCGTCGATCTCGGCGGCGAGGACGCGCCCGTGCCCGGCGAGGGCGTAGAGTGCGAACGCCCGCGTATCGCCCCAAACTTGAGCGTCGTAGTAATCGGTTCGGTCGCTGCGGTTGCGAACGATCCGGTCGAGCGCAGCGACCGCGTCGCGGGTGAGGGCAGCGGGAACGGTGAACCCGGCGGCCTCGGCCTCGGCAAGGGCGAGCACAGCGTAGGCCGTGAGGTACGGGTTCGCGTGCCGCGCCCCCGGCCACAGCCCGAACCCGTCGCCGGTCCAGTACTCACCGAGCCCTGCCAGCCATGCCTCGACGACCAACTGCCGGTCGCCGCCGAGCGCGTCGAGGTCGAAGGCGTCGAGAAGGTCGTCGCCGACGAGAAGCGGGCGGATGCGGGAGGTCTGCTGTTCGAGGCAGCCGTAGGGGTACTGGAAGAGGTAGCGCGTCGCACCGCCGAGTCCGGCGAGGGCCGTGGACGAGACGGCGACGCGGAGGCCGCCGAGGCCCGGCACGCGGCCGGCCGGGAGCGCGAGGGTCTCCTGCGCCTGGCCGTCGGTCGAGGCGAAGGTGGCGCTGACGGTCTTCGTCGTCGGGAGGGCGACGGGGAGCGTCGTGGCGAAGGCGTCGCGCTCGCTCCCGAGCCGGGCGGCGACCTGCACCTCGGCCTCGCCGGCGGCCTCCGCTGTCCAGGCAAACCGGACCTCACGCGTTTCGCCGGGATCGAGGTAGACCGTCTGCTCGGCCCCGCTGCGCAGCGTCACGCCGGTCGCCTCCGCCGTGACGGTCGCCTCCCCCGGCGCGTCGGTGCGGTTGGTGACGAGCACGCCCGCCTCGAACTGGTCGTTCAGCCGGGCGAAGCGGGGGAGGGCGGGCTGGAGGACGAGCGGCTGCGTCACCACGAGGTCGGCCTGCCCGGCTCCGAAGCGGTTGGCGGCGAGTCCGGTCGCCATCAGCCGGAACGTCGTCAGGCTCTCGGGCAGCCGAAAGGTCACGCTCGCCCAGCCGCGAGAGTCCGTCTGGAGCGCCGGGGCCCAGTGCGCGAGCGGGCTGAAGTCTTTCCGCAGCAGGTCCGACCCGTCGCCCCCGCCGCCGCCCAGGGCTTCCTCCTTCTGACCGAAGTTGCGCTGGCGGACGAGGTTCGACAGCGTCTCGCTCGTCGTCACCGCGAGCGGGCGCGGGCCGTAGAACGCATCGAACGGATCGGGGAGCGTGTAGCCGATCAGGTTGAGCACGCCCGCATCGGCAGCAGAAAAGGCGATCTCGCCGGACACGCCGCGCCCGCCGGCATCGGTCAGCCGGAGGTCGACCGTCACCTTGTCGCCGGGCCGCGCCTCCTCCGGAGCCTCGACCTGAACGCGGAGCCGCCGGTCGCCGGGATCGACGCGGAGCGTGGCGTAGCCCATCTTGAACGACGGCGCGCCTGCATCGTCTGTCGCCGAGGGCGGGGCCGTCCTGCCCTGGAGAAGTACCACGCTGACGAAGGCGTTGGGCAGGTGCTCTTCGCCGAGCGGCACCTCGATCTGCGGCGCACTCCCTTCGAGCGTCATTACGCGGCTCGACAGAATGCCTTCGCGCTCGACCGTGACGAGGGCCGTCGCGGACTCGTAGGGCGACTGCACCATGACCTTTGCCGTCTCGCCGGGCGCGTAGGTCGTCTGGTCGGGGACGAGGTCGATCCGGTTGTTGTCGGCGCGCGCCCACGCGACGTAGCCCGAGCCGGTGGCGTAGAAGTAGGCTTCGGAGCGGACCGCGTTGCCGCGCACGTCGCGCGCGCGGGCGCGGACGAGGTACGAGCCGCCCTCGGCGACGGGCAGCGAGATCCGCGAGAGACGCCCGGCGGTCGTCGCGAGGGTCTGCTCGCCCATCGGCTCCTCGGTCAGCTCGCTCCGCCACCGCAGCCGTCCGTCGCTGCCGACCTCGCGCACGCTGTTCCACTGCCGGCGGATCAGCTCGATCCGCACGGCTCTGTCACCCACCGGCGCGCCCACCGGGTCGACCGTCACGACATCGACCCGCATCGCGCTCTCATCGCTCAGGTCGAGGAACGTGGTACGTGGGCGAAGGCCTATGTAGAACAGCGCCGGGTGGAGCGGGACACGCACGCGCCCCGACTGCTGTTGCCGCGCCGGGTCGGTGACGGTCCCTTCCCACGTCAGGTCCGCCGGCCCGCCGCGCTCGGTGCCTCCAATGGGGAGGCGAAGACCGAGCGTGCCGTCGGCTGCGAGCACCGTGTCGCCGCTGGCAACCGGCTCGTAGCCGTAGCGGTTCTGGAGTGGCCCGAAGCGGTAGGCGTCGAAGCCGGACGGTGCGAAGCTCGATGGGATGCGCCGGAGCGCGTAGCGGACCGGCTGCCCGCCCATCTCCGCGCCAAAGAGGTAGCGCCCCGCGACCGTCCCCTCGAAGAAGTCGCCGACGACGTAGGCGTCCGCCGCCGTCCGGGCATCGACGGCAAACGTGGCCCGGCGGAACGACTCGACGCGGAACGACCCGGCGGCGAGGTCGCCGCGCTCCCACGGGCTGCGCTGGGCGGCGAGGGTGTCGGCGGCGTAGGCGATGCGGATGGTGTAGACGCCCTGCGCCGCACTCGCCGGAGCAGTCCAGTCGAGGTCGAACGTGCCGCGCGCGCTCGGGCGGAGGCGGCGGTCGAGGACAGTCTCGTCGCGCGGGCTGCGGAGGAGGACGCGGATGCTGTCGCGGACGGGCTGCCAGTCGCCGTCGGTTCGGGTGCGGAGGATGCCTTTCAAGAAGACGGTCTCGCCGGAGCGGTAGAGGCCCCGGTCGGAGAAGACGCTGCCCGCCTCGGTCCTGGCTTCGGGGCTCCAGTCGTAGTCCACGTCGAAGCGGTATGGGTCGAGGCCGTCGCGGTAGAGCGAGGAGGTGAAGGCGAGGTCGCCGTCGTGCTCGGCGAAGACGTACTGCTGCGGCTCGTTCCAGCGGTCGGGCTTCTTCAGCCCCAGCCCTGCCCAGCCCGGCGACGTGGCCTTGCCGTCGGCGTCCGTCGTGCCGGTCCACGCCACGCGGTTGTCGCCGCCGCGCACGGTGAGGCGGACGCCCGCGACGGGTTCCGCCGTGGCGAGTTCCGTCACGAAGAAGAGGTTCTGGTGCGGGCTGAACTTGGCCGTGATTCCGAGCCGCGTCACCTGCGCAAGCGCCCGGCGGTCGGCCTTACCCGGTCCGAGGATCTGCACCCCGACGATGCCCGTCTCGCCCGCGAGCACCGAGTCGAGCGGAAGCGGCACGGTCGAGGGCATGTTGCGGGTCGCACCGGGGCGGAACGTTTGCCGAGCGGCGGTAGGCTCCGGCTCGGCTTCCCCTTCGTCGAGGGGGCCGTACCAGTGCTCGCGGTCGTAGGCGCGCAGCACGGGCACGATCTCATCGGCGCTCAGCTTCTGCAAACCGACCTGCACAGCCTCGATGTTCGTCAGGCGCATCGGTAGTCCCGCCGTCTCGTCGGCTTCGAGCACGAGCAGGCCTTGCGGGACGGAGAGGGACGGCGCGTAGGCCCGCGTCGAGAACGACCGGCTGGCGCGGTCCAGGGTCTGTCCGAAGGGATCGTCGAGGCCGCGGACGGTGAGCGTGTAGCGCGTCTCCGGGGCGAGGTCGAAGGCCAGCGTGTGCTCGGTGCTCACGGTGCCGTCGCGGGCTTCGATGCCGGGCGGAAGCTCGGCGTTGGGGGTGAGGCGGACCGCCCGGCGCACGTCGCCGAACCGGACCGGCGTCGAGAACCGGAGGCGGACGCCGCGCTCCGGGTCGAAGGCGAGCCGGTCGTCGTTGTACGCTCGCTGCTGATCGAGAGCGGCGAGAACGAGGTCGCCGTAGGTCGAGAAGGCCACCTCCGTCGTGTCCGCCATGCCGAGCGGGCCTACGGCGGAGGGCAGGCCGGGGAGAAGGCGCAGCGTGTGGCGCGTCCCGCCTCGGAGGGGGCGGCCCGGGCGGACGACGAGTGCGCTGTCGCCGTCTGCGGCGATTCGGATAGCGACGATGCCGCCCTGCGTCTCTCTGAGTTCGACAAACCCCGCGGCCCGGTTCGAGTCGAGGGCTTGGTTGAACACGAGTCGGAGCGGGTCCGCCGGCTCGGCATACGCTTCGCCCTGCGCAGGCGTCGAGGTCACGAGTTGGGGGCGGGATGTCTCGAAGCGCCACGCGAAGGCTTCGTCCATCGCCTCGCCGTCGAGGCTCGTAAGCGGAGCGAGTCGTGCCTCGAACGACGAAGCGGTTGGCAGCGGCTCCGCCGGCTCGAATACGAGCGTCTGCGTACCCTCCCACCGCAACGTACCCTCCACCGACGGGGTGAGGGTGAGCGTGCCAGGGCCGAGGTCGGGTGCATCGCCGAGCGGGACCATCGGACGGCTGAACGTGACCGCAACGGGCTGACTGGGAGCCATGTACGGCGTCGGTCCGTAGGGCGTCGCGCTCAGCACACGCAGCGGCCCGTCGAGCGTCGGGACGAACGCCCGCTCGCTCGATTCGATGTCGAGCGCGACCTCTTCGACACTGAAATCGCTGGTTTCCTCCGTGCTCCTGCACGCGCCGAAGGCGAGGAGAGCGAAGCCGACGAGCAGGCACGCGGCAATTAGTTGAGAACGATCCATGACTGAGTGGGGTGTAAGGTTGGCTTCAAGCTTTTCAGAAGTCATCCCCGCGGAGGCGGGGATCCACCGGCCGGCGATCCCTGTGGATTCCCGCCTCCGCGGGACCGCGTACGCAGCGGCGTTAGCCTATGACTGATAGTGTCGTGACTGGTAGTGTCGGTTTGGGGTAGAAGCGAAGTTGGAGTTCATCGGGCTATTGTCTAACCACGGATCACGACCTCGGCCGGCTGACTCCGAAGCCGGTGGCCTTCGGGACTGAGGCCGCGCAGCTCGATCCGGTGCCGGCCCGGTGCGAGGGTCCAGGTGGCCGACTCCAGCGGTGCGTCGAGGCGCTCGCCGTCGACCCACCAGCCGAGATCGAGCAGGCCGGGGTCGGCGGTGCCGCGCAGCCGGAGCCGCTGGAAGTCGCGCCGCAGCACCGGGTCGATCCGGTACACAGAGCCAGACGCTGGATAGTCGATCCGGAGGCGGTCGGAGTAGGCGAGCGCGTCGCTCGCGTCTACGTCGGCCTCGGTGACGGTCGGAGGAAGCGGTAGGCCGCGTTCGCGCATCCAGTCGCGGTATGCAGGCGGATAGACCGTGTACAGCCGGTCGTCTACAAACGCGGGCGGCGTGTCGGCATCGGCGAGGAGGCCAGTCCGCCGGTCGACGCGGTGGACGCGGTGGACCGAGCAGGTGTCAGCCGGGACGGTCCCGGCGAGGAAGGGGGAGCGACGCCGGGTCGGACAGGCCGCACCGGGGCGAAGACCACTCGCCGGGCAGACCGCGGCCTCGACCACACCAGCGGGACGGTCAAAGGCACCGCTCGGCCCGAGGGTGCGGAGGAGTGCGTTCAGGATCGGACCGGCTCCGCTCACGCCGCTCACCCAGCGCATCGGGCTGCCGTCGAAGTTGCCGACCCACACGGCAGCGGTGTGCCTCGGTGTCGTACCGACAGCCCAGTTGTCGCGGTAGTCTTTTGACGTGCCGGTCTTTACGGCAGCAGGAAACGGAAGCTCCAGCGGGCCGCCGCGTCCGAACCCCGGCGCGCGCGCCTCGGGGTCGGAGAGGATGTCGGTGAGGAGGTACGCCACGGCAGGAACGATGCCGCTGTTTGTAGCGGGCCGATGCGCCAGTCGGAGGGTGTCGCCCGAAGCACTGCGGGCCCAGCGAACCGCGCGGAGCGCCGGGCGCGTGCCGCCACGAGCGAGGGCAGTGTAGGCGTGCGCGAGGTCGAGCAGCCGAACCTCGCCGTTGCCGAGCGTGAGGCCGACGCCGTAGTGATTGGCCGGTCGTTCGAGCGTCGTGAGTCCCGCCTGGCGGTAGGCGCGGAGGAGAGCGCCGGGGCCGAGTTCGCGGGCGAGGCGGACGGCGGGGACGTTGAACGACGACGCGAGCGCCTCGCGCAGTGCCACCGGCCCGTGAAACTGCCCGTCGTAGTTCGCGGGCGAGAACGCCCCGCCCGCTTCGAGTACCTGAAGGTCGAGGTCGGGCAGGATCGAGGCCGGGGTGTGGCGGCGCGAGGCGAGCGCGAGCGCGTAGGTAAACGGCTTGACCGCACTGCCGGGTTGCCGAAGCATCCGTACGCCGTCGTTCTGCCCGCCCGTGCGCGCGTCCCAGAAGTCGGGGCTGCCGACGTAGGCGAGCACGTCGCCCGTCCGGTTGTCGAGCACGACGGCCGCGGCAGCGGTCACGCTCGGGTCGAGGCGGCCAAGGTGGGCGCGGACGATCCGCTCGGCTTCGGCCTGCAGCTCAGCGTCGAGGGTGGTGCGGATTTCAGAAGGGTGGCCTTCGGCCTGGCTCAGCACCCACCCGGCGAAATGCGGTGCGCGGAAGACGGTCGCCGGCTCGGTCAGCGCAATCGGCAACGCAGCGAGGCGCTTTCGTTCTAGCTCCGAGAGCCGCCCGCTCTGCGCGAGGGCACGGAGCACGCGGTATTGACGGGCGCGGGCGCGCTCAGGGTGGCGAAACGGGTCGTACCGGCTCGGGCTCTGCGGCAGACCGACGAGGAACGCAGCTTCGGCCACGGTGAGGTCGCGGGCCGACTTGCCGAGGTAGAGCTGCGCTGCCGATTCGATTCCGTGCGTGCCGTTGCCGAACGAGACGCGGTTTAGCCAGAGCGCGAGCACATGCTGCTTCGTCAGCCGAAGCTCCAGCCGGAGCGCAAGGTGGGCCTCGGCGAGCTTATCCCACAGGCCGCGATCCGGCTCGCCCCGTAGCGTCCGAGCGACCTGCATGGTGAGCGTGGAGCCGCCGCTCTGAACGTCGCCCTGCCGGACGTTTTGCCACGCTGCACGCGCGATGGCGAGCGGGTTGACGCCAGGGTGCTGGTAGAAGAAGCGGTCCTCGGTAGCAACGAGCGCGGCGAGCGCATCCGGGTGAATGGCATCGAGCGCCACAGGCCGACCGCGTCCATCGGGCCGAGCCTCGCGGAGCAAGACGCCGTGGCGATCCGTCACGTGGGTGCTGACGACGGTGCTGCCCGGCGCTACGTTCGCAGGCAGTGGCCACGCCAGCGACAGCAGCGCGACTGCGGCAAGCACGAGGGACCAGTAGGGCGAGCGGTGGAACATGGGGATTGAGCAAGCATCCCGCGAAGGTACCACGCCGCAGGGTGTCCCCCGTCAGTACCGCACGCTCTGGAACGGGACGCCCCACCGGAGCGAGGCGAACGGCGCGACGTAGCGGTCGAGCCCGCGCTCAGCGTCGTCCACCGACTCGGCGCGGAGCGCGACCTCGGCGAAGAGCGACGGGAGTACCTCGTACCCGACCCGCGCCTCGGCGAGCATGAGGCGCTGCCGGACGCCCTGCAGGGTCTCGGTGCTGTCGTCGAGGCTGAAGTCGCGGACCTCGAACGACCGGGCCGGGTTGTCGCCGAAGTTGCGCCCGTCGTCCGGGCTGCGGCCCCGCCGCGTGAACGCGAGGTCGAGCGTCGTCCAGAGGCGCGGCGTCGGGCGGTAGCTCGCCGAGAGGGCGAGGTCGGACGTGTTCGGGCCGGCGGGGTGGCCGAGGAGGTCGTTGAAGTGGAGGTACGACGTGCCCTCGCTCCGGTGGCTGTAGAGAAACGGCCGCTGCCGGGCGTACTCGATCCGGAGGTCGAAGTCCCGAAGCCGCCGCGCGCCGATGCCGGGGTCCACGAGGAACAGGCCGAGCTGGTAGCCCCACCGGTTGCCCCACCAGTCGTTGAAGAACTCCTCGGCCCGCAGTTCGTCCAGCAAGCCCTGGGCGTAGACCTGCACGCCCGGCGTAGCGACCCACGAGAAGCCCGCTCCGAGCAGGACGTTGTCCGGGCTCCCGAGGTCGTGCTCGACGGCGCGGTAGAAGATGATCGGGTTGGCGTAGGCGAAGTCGAAGCCGGTGCGGCGGTTCGCCCCGGTCGTGTCGGTGACGAAGACGACGGACTCGAACAGTTCGAGCTGGACCCGCCCCGGGAGGTCGAGCGCGAGGCGGTGGAAGACGCCGTACTTGCGGGGTAGGATGGAGGCGGCGAACCGGTCGCCCGGCGGCCGTAGCGAGCTGAACCGGGCGTAGAGGTTGGTGTAGTGGATGCGCCAGAACGAGGTCCGAAGCTGGACCTGGTCGTAGACCGTGGCATAGTCCGACAGGAAGAGGCTCGTCCGCCCGAAGCCCCAGCGGTTGCGGTCGCGCCCGAGGCGCGCCTCGAAAAATTTGCTCCGAAACCCGACGAGGCCGGTGGCGACGAAGTAGTCGTAGGTCGTCTCGCCGGGGAACTTGATGTTGCCGCCGAGGCGCGGGGCTGTGTCCCGGAAGAAGGCCGGCCGGGCGACGCGCCGCTGGTTCTCCAGCAGGCGCGACTCGAAGAAGACGTGCGGGCCGATGTGTCCGGCTGCCCGCACGCCGCGCGTGTTCTGCCACACCGGCGTCGCGGCGGCGCTGCCCGCGGGCCGCTCGTTGCGGGCGCGCCCGTAGGAAAGCGTCGCGAGGGGTGAGAGTTCGAGGCCGTAGTCCTCGGCGCGGACGGAGTAGAAGCTGCTGCCGTTGGTGTACAGAAACGGCACCCTGCGGCGGACGGCAGCGACGCCCGGCCCGTCGGCGAGGCCGACGTAGCGCTCCAGCAACGACCGGTCAGCCCGGCCGAGGGGAGCGGCACCACCGAGCGTCGAGTCAGCGTAGGCCCGCGCGGCGTACGCCGAGAGCGGCTGGTTGCTGAGGAAGGCCCCATCCAGCCGTCCGAGCGCCTGCTGGCGGAGCAGCGTCCGGCTGAGGGCGTCGCCCACTTGCAGCACGCCTTCCTGCTGAGCCTGGGCCGCAGGCAAGAGCGTCAGCAGAACGAGGAAGGCGGCGAGCCGCATACGGATCAGGTGGATAGCGAGCCGGGCGGGCCGAAGATAGCACGAGCCAGACACCAAAAAACCGGCGGTCCCGCAAGGAACCGCCGGTCTGGAACGAGGCATGGCGGAGGCTAGCGCACGCGCGTCGAGCAGCTTCCCCAGCCGTACGAGGCCGAGACCGTCTGGCCGGGCTGCCAGTCGAGGAAGAAGTATTCCTCCGCGGAGGGGCCTGCGTTGGCCGCGTTGCCCGCCGCGCGCCGGGCGTCGGCCGCGAGGCCGTCGTTGCCGTTCGACGCGGCGATGCTGGCGGCGCGGCTGAACTGATCGGCGGCGCACCAGTAGCCCGCCTTGCCGCGGGCATCGCCGCCGCGCACCGAGGACTGCATGAGCGTTCCGAGGAGGTAAGCCGACTGCGCGTGGCCCGAGTCCAGTTCGAGGGCGGAGCGGGCGTAGCCCGCGGCCGTGCCGCGCTGGCCCTGCTGCTCCTTCATTACAGCCATGCCATAGTTGATGTCCCGCTCGACCATGGGGTCGTCGGTCGCGTCCATGCTCTGGCCCATCTCCATCGCCTCCATGTAGCGGCGCTCAGCCTCTTCGTAGTCTTCCTTCGCAGCAGCGGCAGCGGCGACAGTCATCAGCAGGCGCGGATTCGGGTCGCGCGTGAGTAGCTCCGCGATCAGCAGGTCGTTCAGGTCC
This genomic window contains:
- the pbpC gene encoding penicillin-binding protein 1C, producing MFHRSPYWSLVLAAVALLSLAWPLPANVAPGSTVVSTHVTDRHGVLLREARPDGRGRPVALDAIHPDALAALVATEDRFFYQHPGVNPLAIARAAWQNVRQGDVQSGGSTLTMQVARTLRGEPDRGLWDKLAEAHLALRLELRLTKQHVLALWLNRVSFGNGTHGIESAAQLYLGKSARDLTVAEAAFLVGLPQSPSRYDPFRHPERARARQYRVLRALAQSGRLSELERKRLAALPIALTEPATVFRAPHFAGWVLSQAEGHPSEIRTTLDAELQAEAERIVRAHLGRLDPSVTAAAAVVLDNRTGDVLAYVGSPDFWDARTGGQNDGVRMLRQPGSAVKPFTYALALASRRHTPASILPDLDLQVLEAGGAFSPANYDGQFHGPVALREALASSFNVPAVRLARELGPGALLRAYRQAGLTTLERPANHYGVGLTLGNGEVRLLDLAHAYTALARGGTRPALRAVRWARSASGDTLRLAHRPATNSGIVPAVAYLLTDILSDPEARAPGFGRGGPLELPFPAAVKTGTSKDYRDNWAVGTTPRHTAAVWVGNFDGSPMRWVSGVSGAGPILNALLRTLGPSGAFDRPAGVVEAAVCPASGLRPGAACPTRRRSPFLAGTVPADTCSVHRVHRVDRRTGLLADADTPPAFVDDRLYTVYPPAYRDWMRERGLPLPPTVTEADVDASDALAYSDRLRIDYPASGSVYRIDPVLRRDFQRLRLRGTADPGLLDLGWWVDGERLDAPLESATWTLAPGRHRIELRGLSPEGHRLRSQPAEVVIRG